Proteins from a genomic interval of Capsicum annuum cultivar UCD-10X-F1 chromosome 4, UCD10Xv1.1, whole genome shotgun sequence:
- the LOC107867899 gene encoding cyclin-dependent kinase G-2 isoform X2, giving the protein MWSLGCIMAEMLSKEPLFNGKIEVDQIDKIFRILGTTNKTIWEGFSELPGVKVSFVKYPYNNLRKKFQNAISFMRLPVLSEAGLDLLNKLLTYDPKKRITIDDALNHEWFCEVPLPKSKEFMPTFPTQHAQDKHVRRLMKSPDPCEEQ; this is encoded by the exons ATGTGGTCACTGGGTTGTATCATGGCCGAGATGCTATCCAAAGAACCACTCTTCAATGGGAAAATAGAAGTTGATCAAATCGATAAG ATATTCAGAATTCTTGGCACCACAAATAAGACGATTTGGGAAGGGTTCTCTGAGCTTCCTGGGGTGAAAGTCAGCTTTGTAAAGTACCC gtataataatttaagaaaaaaatttcaaaatgctATATCCTTCATGAGGTTACCAGTCCTATCAGAGGCTGGCCTTGACCTGTTGAATAAGCTTCTAACTTATGATCCTAAGAAG AGAATAACTATTGATGATGCTTTAAACCATGAATGGTTTTGTGAAGTTCCTCTCCCCAAGTCTAAAGAATTTATGCCTACTTTCCCTACACAGCATGCACAAGATAA gCATGTGCGAAGACTAATGAAGAGTCCAGATCCTTGTGAGGAGCAGTAA
- the LOC107867899 gene encoding cyclin-dependent kinase G-2 isoform X1, producing the protein MIQSRAPELLLGAEQYSIAIDMWSLGCIMAEMLSKEPLFNGKIEVDQIDKIFRILGTTNKTIWEGFSELPGVKVSFVKYPYNNLRKKFQNAISFMRLPVLSEAGLDLLNKLLTYDPKKRITIDDALNHEWFCEVPLPKSKEFMPTFPTQHAQDKHVRRLMKSPDPCEEQ; encoded by the exons ATGATTCAATCAAG AGCACCAGAACTTCTGTTGGGAGCCGAGCAATATTCTATTGCGATTGACATGTGGTCACTGGGTTGTATCATGGCCGAGATGCTATCCAAAGAACCACTCTTCAATGGGAAAATAGAAGTTGATCAAATCGATAAG ATATTCAGAATTCTTGGCACCACAAATAAGACGATTTGGGAAGGGTTCTCTGAGCTTCCTGGGGTGAAAGTCAGCTTTGTAAAGTACCC gtataataatttaagaaaaaaatttcaaaatgctATATCCTTCATGAGGTTACCAGTCCTATCAGAGGCTGGCCTTGACCTGTTGAATAAGCTTCTAACTTATGATCCTAAGAAG AGAATAACTATTGATGATGCTTTAAACCATGAATGGTTTTGTGAAGTTCCTCTCCCCAAGTCTAAAGAATTTATGCCTACTTTCCCTACACAGCATGCACAAGATAA gCATGTGCGAAGACTAATGAAGAGTCCAGATCCTTGTGAGGAGCAGTAA